Proteins encoded in a region of the Pelmatolapia mariae isolate MD_Pm_ZW linkage group LG16_19, Pm_UMD_F_2, whole genome shotgun sequence genome:
- the pld1a gene encoding phospholipase D1a, with protein sequence MRSKAQTATSNLNLVNFVDSDSRAAQDIHDGIKMADLVESLDTRELDIGEGEDVDYDGNNIGDCRIPFSAVYATVGFKEANAKVYLPTVPITARILEVERFTTAQDRFNASHQRSVNKSLPAVFKIELKHGEFTWVVKRKEKHFMELHRELRTYKTFMRIPLPSRSHTVRRKTVRKSEVREMPSLPRGGGEELVRDEQVSSRKRQLEDYLNKLLRMAMYRKYHHTMEFIDVSQMSFIHELGPKGLEGMIYKRSGGHRIPGMNCCGQSQACYRWSKRWLVVKDSFLLYMKPDTGAISFVLLVDKEFTIKMDSKDTETKHGVRIDSLSRTLVFKCSSYRHARWWGQSIESFVRNHGKAFLRDHRFGSFAQEQENIPAKWYVNGKTYMEDVADALEEAKEEIFITDWWLSPEIFLKRPVVEGNRWRLDCILKRKAQQGVRIFVMLYKEVELALGINSGYSKRTLLHLNPNIKVMRHPDHVSSSVYLWAHHEKIVVIDQSVAFVGGIDLAYGRWDDREHRLTDVGSVTRSVAAEQAGSTNTPSSKGLSSVDGVSQSNGRGTPPSDPADLPKLKGIGRNRMARFSLHRLKHKHTLQHVDSVSSVDSAGSGSVRSLKTGVGELQGNTRFWHGKDYCNFVYKDWIQLEKPFDDFIDRYTTPRMPWHDIASVVHGRAARDVARHFIQRWNFTKIMKPKYRSLSYPFLLPKSHSSANELRYQVPECVNAKVQVLRSSADWSAGIKYHEESIHNAYIQVIAKSKHYIYIENQFFISCADNRTVYNKIGDAIIERIIRAHKERKKYRVYVVTPLLPGFEGDITTGGGNAIQAVMHFNYRTMIRGEYSIISQLKKEMGDQWMNYISFAGLRTHAELEGRLVTELIYVHSKMLIADDSTVIIGSANINDRSMLGKRDSEVAVIVEDSEKVPSVMDGEEYEAGHYALQLRLECFRTILGGHSDTSIDLSDPISDRFYKEVWMTTAGRNATIYEKVFRCLPSSLVRNMSELEQYQSKPGLAQTDLARAQEELRKIRGFLVQFPLDFLSEQNLMPSVGTKEAMVPTEIWT encoded by the exons ATGAGGAGTAAGGCTCAGACTGCTACCAGTAACCTCAACCTGGTGAACTTTGTAGATTCTGACAGCAGAGCGGCTCAAGACATACACGACGGTATCAAGATGGCAGATCTGGTGGAAAGCCTGGATACCCGAGAGCTGGACATAGGGGAGGGAGAAGATGTGGATTATGATGGAAACAACATAG GGGACTGTCGTATCCCATTTTCAGCAGTGTATGCCACAGTGGGCTTTAAAGAAGCCAATGCAAAAGTGTACCTCCCCACTGTACCCATTACTGCCCGAATCCTGGAGGTGGAGAGGTTCACCACTGCACAGGACCGCTTCAATGCGTCACACCAAAGGAGTGTCAACAAG TCTCTGCCAGCAGTGTTTAAGATTGAGCTGAAACATGGGGAATTTACCTGGGTGGTTAAGAGGAAGGAGAAGCATTTCATGGAACTGCACAGAGAGCTGAGGACGTACAAAACCTTTATGAGGATACCACTGCCATCACGCAG CCACACAGTGAGGAGAAAGACGGTGAGGAAGAGCGAAGTGAGAGAGATGCCCTCCCTGCCaaggggaggaggagaggagctaGTGCGAGATGAGCAGGTCTCCAGCAGGAAG AGACAGCTAGAAGACTATTTGAACAAGCTGCTGAGGATGGCCATGTACCGAAAATATCACCATACT ATGGAGTTCATTGACGTCAGCCAGATGAGTTTCATTCATGAGTTGGGGCCCAAAGGACT GGAAGGGATGATTTATAAACGCTCAGGCGGACATCGTATCCCTGGAATGAACTGCTGTGGTCAGAGCCAGGCCTGCTATCGCTGGTCCAAACG cTGGCTTGTGGTGAAAGACTCATTCTTGCTGTACATGAAGCCAGACACGGGAGCCATCTCCTTTGTCTTGCTGGTGGATAAAGAGTTCACCATCAAGATGGACTCCAAAGACACGGAGACCAAACACGGAGTCCGGATTGATAGCCtctccag GACCCTTGTGTTTAAGTGCAGCAGTTACAGACACGCACGCTGGTGGGGTCAGAGCATTGAAAGCTTCGTGAGGAATCATGGGAAGGCTTTCCTCCGAGATCACCGCTTTGGATCTTTTGCACAAGAACAGGAAAACATCCCTGCCAAATG GTATGTGAATGGAAAGACCTACATGGAGGATGTGGCTGATGCTTTGGAGGAGGCTAAAGAGGAAATCTTCATCACTGACTGGTG GCTGAGTCCAGAGATCTTCCTTAAAAGACCTGTTGTAGAAGGAAACAGGTGGAGGCTTGACTGCATCCTCAAGCGCAAAGCA CAACAGGGAGTCCGAATTTTTGTAATGTTGTATAAAGAGGTGGAGCTCGCTCTGGGCATCAACTCAGGCTACAGCAAAAGAACCCTTTTGCACCTGAACCCGAACATTAAG GTGATGCGTCATCCGGATCACGTCTCCTCCTCGGTCTATCTGTGGGCACATCATGAGAAGATCGTAGTTATTGACCAATCAGTGGCCTTTGTGGGCGGTATTGACCTGGCGTACGGGCGCTGGGACGACAGAGAACATCGACTGACGGATGTGGGAAGTGTGACACGTTCTGTGGCTGCAGAGCAG GCTGGCTCCACCAACACTCCATCCAGTAAGGGCTTGTCCTCTGTTGATGGCGTCTCTCAGAGCAATGGACGAGGGACACCGCCCAGCGATCCAGCGGATTTACCTAAGCTGAAGGGAATCGGACGCAACAGGATGGCTCGCTTCAGTCTGCACAGactgaagcacaaacacactctgCAGCATGTGGACAGTGTCAGCAGTGTTGATAGCGCAG GGAGCGGTTCAGTACGAAGCCTGAAGACAGGTGTGGGAGAATTACAAGGAAACACTCGCTTCTGGCATGGAAAGGACTACTGCAACTTTGTGTACAAGGACTGGATCCAgctggagaaaccttttgatg ACTTCATCGACAGGTACACCACTCCCAGAATGCCCTGGCATGACATTGCCTCAGTGGTTCATGGTAGAGCTGCCCGGGATGTGGCAAGACACTTTATTCAGCGTTGGAACTTCACTAAG ATCATGAAGCCAAAGTATCGCTCCCTGTCTTATCCATTCCTGCTGCCTAAATCTCACTCCTCTGCCAATGAGCTCAGATACCAAGTTCCCGAATGTGTTAATGCCAAAGTTCAG GTGTTACGGTCGTCTGCAGACTGGTCGGCAGGCATAAAATACCACGAAGAGTCCATCCACAATGCCTACATCCAAGTCATCGCCAAGAGCAAGCACTACATCTACATAGAG AATCAGTTTTTCATTAGTTGTGCTGACAACAGGACGGTCTACAACAAGATTGGAGACGCCATCATTGAAAGGATCATCAGGGCACACAA aGAGCGTAAGAAATACCGTGTGTATGTGGTCACCCCTCTGCTGCCTGGGTTTGAGGGAGACATCACCACTGGTGGAGGGAATGCCATCCAGGCTGTCATGCACTTTAACTACAG AACCATGATCAGAGGAGAGTACTCTATCATCTCCCAGTTGAAAAAGGAGA TGGGCGATCAGTGGATGAACTACATCTCCTTTGCTGGACTTCGGACTCATGCTGAGCTAGAGGGACGCCTCGTCACAGAACTCATCTACGTCCACAGCAAGATGCTCATCGCTGACGACAGTACAGTCATCATTG GCTCTGCGAACATCAATGACAGAAGTATGCTGGGTAAACGTGACAGCGAGGTGGCAGTGATCGTTGAAGACTCTGAAAAGGTTCCCTCAGTAATGGATGGAGAGGAGTATGAAGCTGGGCATTACGCTCTTCAACTGCGCCTCGAATGCTTCAG AACTATTCTTGGAGGACACTCTGACACCAGCATTGACCTTTCTGACCCCATCAGTGACCGTTTCTACAAGGAGGTGTGGATGACAACAGCTGGCCGCAACGCCACCATTTATGAGAAG GTATTTCGCTGCCTTCCTTCATCCCTTGTTAGAAATATGTCGGAGTTGGAGCAGTACCAGTCCAAGCCAGGTTTGGCCCAGACTGATCTTGCCCGAGCTCAGGAGGAGCTGCGCAAAATCCGTGGCTTCCTAGTGCAATTTCCTCTGGACTTCCTGTCTGAGCAAAATCTCATGCCCTCTGTTGGGACAAAGGAAGCCATGGTTCCAACTGAGATCTGGACATGA